TCATCACCAATATTACCACTTGAGGCAAAACCCAAACCTCCAACAAGTTGAGCGGATAAATCTGAGATTATATCGCCAAACATATTTGAAGTAACAAGAACTGAATATTTTTGTGGATTTTTTATAAGCCACATTGCCATTGCATCAACATTAACTTCCCATAAAGGAGTATGTGGATATTCTTGTGCTATTTTTCTTGCCTCTCGTATCATTAATCCACTTGTTTCCCTGATTACATTTGGTTTTTCAATAACAGTAACAGATGGGCAATTATGCTCATCAGCGTATTTAAATGCAGCCTTTACAATTTTTTTGCAAGCTTCACGAGAAAATATTCTGCAGGAAAGTGCCAAATCTTTCTGGGGAATTTCACTGAATTTTTTCATTTTCGGATGGGTTTTTATCAAAGCATAGTAAATCTCATCGGGTAAAGGATGATACTCAATACCAGAATAAAGCCCCTCAGTATTTTCTCTAAAGACAATAAGGTTAATATCTTCTCTATAAACTAAAGGATTCCCAGGATAGGCTTTGCAAGGTCTCTGATTGATATAGAGGTCAAAAAGTTGGCGAAGTCGGACGATAGGGCTGGAATACACATATCCTTTGCCCTGCAATTCACGGATAAGTTCATTTTCTGCCTCTTCCTTTGGTTTTGAAGTAATAGCACCAAACAGAGTGCAGTCAACGGTTTTTAGCATCTCTATAGTGCGTTGCGGTAATGGGTTTCCTTCTTTACACCAGAATTTCCAGCCTACATCACCAGGAATATATTCAGCATCTAAATTGATTTTGTCCAAGATAATTTTTCCAGCTTCCATCACATCATTACCCACGCCATCCCCTGGAAGCCATCCGATACGATATTTACTCATTCTTTATCCTCTAATATTTTATATTTTTAATTTTATACCTAATTATTCCTGCCGGGACTTTGACCATTACTTTTTCGTCTACTTTTTTGCCTAATAATGCCCTGGCAATAGGGGAGTTACAGGAAATTTTTCTAATTCCGGTTAGTGATTTATCCCTAACGGCGCTAATACTTTTTTCTTTTCCTGTTTCATCTTCACCCACAATTTTGTATCTAACATTTGTATTTTTGTTTAAGTTAATTAACTCAACTTCAGCACCAAATCTAACTTCATTTTTGTTGATTTTATCTGAATTGATAATCCTAAGAGTAGCAATTTTTTGTTGTAGTTTTGCAATTTCCCTCTCTATAAAGCGCTGTTTTTCCTTTGCGGCATGATACTCTGCATTTTCACTAAGATCTCCAAACTGACGAGCAATAGCAATTTGCTTTGTAATATTCGGTCTTTCATTTTGGATTAAATGATCTAATCTTAATTTTAATTCTTCAAGCCCTTGTTTTGTAATGTATTCTTGTGCCATTATTTTTTCTTAATTTTTGCAATATTTTTATTAGCGATAACCGCTGCTTTTTTTATTCTAACATTACCACTTTTGTTCCACCTCTCAATTAGCTGTCTAATTATTTTTGAATCTTCACCTACAGCAGAAGCTAATATCTCAATGAAATTTGGATTATATGTATATTGGTAGTTGTTATAGATTTCTCTGTATAATTCAGGGTTAACTTTGAGTATTCTTTTCAATATCTTGATGTTGCCAGCACGGATAGATTGATTTCCCGAATTCCAGAAGGATTCACAATTTTCGAAAATATCTTTTGCTTTCTCTTTGTTTATTTTGATGTAATTACTTAAGGATTTGAATATATTTTCAATAATATATTTATTATTATTTACTCTAAGCCATTCAATGAGTTCATCAATATATTTTTCAGGATACTTTTTTAAAAGAGGAAATATTATATTGTCAAATATCTTTCTTAAACTGTTTTCATCTTCAGTTTTTTTAATCAAGTCAATTAACATTTGGTCATATTTTCCTGGATTTTTTAGTGCAACCTTT
This DNA window, taken from Candidatus Cloacimonadota bacterium, encodes the following:
- a CDS encoding isocitrate/isopropylmalate dehydrogenase family protein — translated: MSKYRIGWLPGDGVGNDVMEAGKIILDKINLDAEYIPGDVGWKFWCKEGNPLPQRTIEMLKTVDCTLFGAITSKPKEEAENELIRELQGKGYVYSSPIVRLRQLFDLYINQRPCKAYPGNPLVYREDINLIVFRENTEGLYSGIEYHPLPDEIYYALIKTHPKMKKFSEIPQKDLALSCRIFSREACKKIVKAAFKYADEHNCPSVTVIEKPNVIRETSGLMIREARKIAQEYPHTPLWEVNVDAMAMWLIKNPQKYSVLVTSNMFGDIISDLSAQLVGGLGFASSGNIGDDFALFEPTHGSAPKYAGQYKVNPTAMILSIKMMLEYLGEIQLANKLEHTVAETIREGKIRTYDMGGNSSTLEMAEAIASKI
- the greA gene encoding transcription elongation factor GreA — encoded protein: MAQEYITKQGLEELKLRLDHLIQNERPNITKQIAIARQFGDLSENAEYHAAKEKQRFIEREIAKLQQKIATLRIINSDKINKNEVRFGAEVELINLNKNTNVRYKIVGEDETGKEKSISAVRDKSLTGIRKISCNSPIARALLGKKVDEKVMVKVPAGIIRYKIKNIKY